Proteins co-encoded in one Ensifer sp. PDNC004 genomic window:
- a CDS encoding response regulator transcription factor: MRVLLVEDEKELAGALKAALSHHRMIADHARDLAEAALILNDAVYDVVVLDRKLPDGDGLSLIPVIRARGNTVPVLMLTALDDLADRVAGLDGGADDYIGKPFAFEELLARLRALARRPVPVQCDVVTVGRLSFDLAHCEASVAGTPLKMPRRELLVLETLTRRMGRMVLRAALMEAVFGLDDEIQSNALDTHISRVRRKLADADAGVTINGIRGVGYLLREDQ; this comes from the coding sequence CGCTGAAGGCCGCATTGAGCCATCACCGGATGATCGCCGATCATGCGCGCGATCTCGCCGAAGCCGCGCTGATCCTGAATGATGCCGTCTATGACGTGGTCGTGCTCGATCGCAAGCTGCCTGATGGCGACGGGCTCTCGCTCATCCCCGTGATACGGGCGCGCGGCAACACCGTGCCGGTGCTGATGCTAACGGCGCTCGACGATCTCGCCGACCGGGTCGCCGGGCTTGATGGCGGTGCCGACGACTACATTGGCAAGCCCTTCGCCTTCGAGGAACTGCTGGCGCGGCTGCGGGCGCTGGCCCGTCGCCCGGTTCCGGTGCAATGCGATGTCGTCACCGTCGGGCGTCTCTCCTTCGATCTCGCCCATTGCGAGGCAAGCGTGGCCGGCACACCGCTGAAGATGCCGCGGCGCGAGCTTCTGGTGCTTGAGACGCTGACCCGCCGCATGGGGCGCATGGTGCTGCGCGCCGCCCTGATGGAGGCCGTCTTCGGCCTCGACGACGAGATCCAGTCCAATGCGCTCGACACCCATATCTCGCGTGTGCGCCGCAAGCTGGCAGACGCAGACGCCGGCGTGACCATCAACGGCATCCGCGGCGTCGGCTATCTGCTACGGGAAGACCAATGA